One window from the genome of Esox lucius isolate fEsoLuc1 chromosome 23, fEsoLuc1.pri, whole genome shotgun sequence encodes:
- the ints13 gene encoding integrator complex subunit 13: protein MKLFSVSHKTAFVVDHCPYMAESSRQQVECDVLTKSRGQGVIPLAPVSKSLWTCAVECSMEYCRILYDVYPTKKLVNYIVSDSEFHILNSWRQEDQSTHELMSALAAVGPPNPREDPECCSVLHGLVAAVESLCKITEYQHEARTTLMDTADRVANRGRIICLTNAKSDTHVRMLEDCVQETILEQNKMAASSDRLMPIQQCELVLVHIFPQGEDTLVSDRPKKEVSSLLTSEVHSVRAGRHLATKLNILVQQHFDLASTTITNIPMKEEQHANTSANYDVELLHHRDAHLEFFKSGDLHMAGSTSRDSGLKETVTLKWCTPRTNSVELHYCTGAYRISPTDVNSRPSSCLTNFLLNGRSVLLEQPRKSGSKVISHMLSSHGGEIFLHVLNSTRSTLEDPPSISEGCGGRVTDYRITDFGEFMRENRLTPVPETLDADASEKIPSERAKAQLERHTRYWPMIISQTTIFNMQAVVPLANLIVKESLSEEDVLTCQKTVYNLVDMERKNDPLPISTVGSRGKGPKRDEQYRIMWNELETLVKTHVGGSDKHQRVLDCISACRSKPPEEEERKKRGRKREDKEDKSEKNCNKDTEDKSWQESERLKGALDREKEEQVESEVIKDSPDSPEPLNKKPRLEEIQLPEKAKGPVSLLTMWTNRITVANSRKHQEFAGRISSVNNKAELYQHLKDENGMDLHENGKAAR from the exons ATGAAGCTGTTCTCAGTGTCCCACAAGACGGCATTTGTGGTCGACCACTGCCCTTACATGGCCGAGTCCAGCAGGCAGCAGGTGGAGTGTGACGTGTTGACCAAGAGCCGTGGCCAGGGCGTGATCCCCCTGGCCCCGGTCTCCAAATCCCTGTGGACCTGCGCTGTGGAGTGCTCCATGGAGTACTGCCGAATCCTCTATGACGTCTACCCCACTAAGAAACTG GTCAACTACATTGTTAGTGATTCAGAGTTCCACATTCTGAACAGCTGGAGGCAAGAGGACCAAAGCACTCATGAG CTTATGTCTGCTCTGGCAGCTGTGGGGCCACCTAACCCACGGGAAGACCCAGAGTGTTGCAGCGTCTTGCACGGCCTGGTGGCAGCGGTAGAGTCGCTGTGTAAGATCACGGAGTACCAGCACGAGGCGCGCACCACCCTCATGGACACGGCCGACAGGGTGGCCAACAGGGGGCGCATTATCTGCCTCACAAACGCAAAGAG TGACACCCATGTGAGAATGCTAGAGGACTGTGTGCAAGAGACCATACTAGAACAAAACAAGATGGCAGCCAGCTCGGACAG ACTGATGCCCATCCAGCAGTGTGAGCTGGTACTTGTCCACATCTTCCCTCAGGGGGAGGACACCCTAGTCTCAGACCGGCCGAAGAAAGAG GTTTCCTCTCTGCTGACCAGCGAGGTCCACAGTGTCAGGGCCGGGAGGCACCTGGCCACCAAGCTCAACATTTTGGTGCAGCAGCActttgacctggcctccaccaccatcaccaacaTTCCTATGAAG GAAGAGCAGCACGCCAACACATCAGCGAACTACGACGTGGAGCTCCTGCATCACAGAGATGCCCACCTTGAgttcttcaaaagtg GTGACCTGCACATGGCTGGTAGTACAAGTAGAGACAGTGGACTTAAGGAGACAGTGACTCTTAAGTGGTGCACTCCGCGCACCAACAGTGTCG AACTGCATTACTGCACCGGAGCCTATCGGATCTCACCTACAGATGTCAACAGCAGACCCTCATCCTGTTTGACCAACTTTCTGCTGAACG GTCGCTCAGTGCTGCTGGAGCAGCCCAGGAAATCGGGGTCAAAGGTCATCAGCCACATGCTGAGCAGCCACGGCGGTGAGATCTTCCTGCACGTGCTCAATAGTACACGTTCAACCCTGGAGGACCCGCCCTCCATCAGTGAGGGCTGCGGAGGTCGGGTGACTGACTATCGCATCACT GACTTTGGTGAATTCATGAGGGAGAACCGTCTGACTCCTGTCCCCGAGACCTTGGATGCTGACGCTTCTGAAAAAATACCATCGGAGAGGGCAAAAGCCCAGCTGGAACGTCACACTCGCTACTGGCCAATGATAATCTCCCAGACCACCATCTTCAACATGCAGGCG GTGGTTCCCCTGGCTAACCTCATCGTGAAGGAGAGCTTGAGTGAGGAGGACGTGCTGACCTGCCAGAAAACGGTTTACAACCTGGTGGATATGGAGAGGAAGAATGACCCTCTACCCATCTCCACCGTCGGATCCAGGGGCAAAGGCCCCAAAAG GGACGAGCAGTATCGCATCATGTGGAACGAGCTGGAGACTCTGGTGAAGACCCATGTGGGGGGCAGCGATAAACACCAGAGGGTTCTGGACTGCATCAGCGCCTGTCGCAGCAAACCtcccgaggaggaggagaggaagaaacgGGGGAGGAAAAGGGAAGACAAGGAGGACAAGTCGGAGAAGAACTGCAACAAGGACACAGAGGATAAGAGCTGGCAGGAGTCGGAAAG GCTGAAGGGCGCTCTAGACCGTGAAAAGGAGGAGCAGGTGGAGTCTGAGGTCATAAAGGATTCTCCTGATTCCCCAGAGCCTCTCAACAAGAAGCCCCGTTTGGAGGAGATCCAACTACCTGAAAAAGCCAAAG GTCCGGTGTCCCTACTTACAATGTGGACTAACAGAATCACCGTGGCCAACTCCAGGAAGCACCAGGAGTTTGCTGGAAGGATCAGCTCTGTGAACAATAAGGCAGAGTTATATCAGCATCTTAAAGATGAGAACGG AATGGACCTTCATGAGAACGGGAAAGCCGCCAGATGA
- the LOC109614952 gene encoding uncharacterized protein LOC109614952, giving the protein MPTVANLENIFDSLYSRPQTTVEILRTAHGQLHPIAPSAVQELYRTSSLIQPPSLDPSYPQYTQSIAKDVEGRDCTSPLYCLSLEETWGVSIHAYPTDFLEFMPQSAETQHTPLQSSTQIQDRVDPVYNLSDTSGPFSSESPRFCCQTTAVTHKQSEYVSWRFSSMNEELVTAMLLSLPHSAPVPPSISVITQALSVPALVLRASIRSAVSSLGPSCKGVTGTGRLGSVWQVTGHCPLTSPLFFMTGLGENDGTSSFSSAPVNTHVSSGFVPTGVLGSSPQPSSPSAAIAGPSNLPPKVLQSIPPLVATVGFPFHYTIPSRTFVDPEDGTAESLVLDLSFVEGPPVYFGSWVALDGLALHGVPLEVDLKFAPQQLLLVAQDSEGLTASLPLTLDLRRNQADPCHSFSLTVRRSLHSFLLQRHRVELLLSKLLHFFNDSGSHHLAVLSLAPGSTVVSWYNFTLCQVAADGGKGQGPGGQVDAMWEEMSSENGQISPEFSQAMLPEFPISSVGVVRYRHDCFHVLTTIAPVASTSLFIDTRNPTSDYTIPAMDTTTASGQQTDRYHWMARVVTALLNPCEGKDSRDLALRGVCPRSRHGSEGCKTKDAPPVPTRGSPCFPKVVAEHHTSKWRASHSNISPG; this is encoded by the exons ATGCCAACAGTGGCCAAccttgaaaacatttttgacagTTTGTATAGTAGACCACAGACAACGGTCGAGATCTTGAGAACAGCTCATGGACAGCTTCATCCCATAGCACCATCTGCTGTTCAAGAGCTGTACAGAACCTCCTCCCTCATTCAGCCGCCCAGTCTGGATCCCTCTTACCCACAGTATACACAGTCAATAGCCAAGGATGTGGAAGGAAGAGACTGTACTTCACCTCTCTACTGCTTGAGCCTAGAGGAAACATGGGGTGTCTCCATTCACGCTTACCCCACTGATTTTCTGGAATTCATGCCACAGAGTGCGGAAACACAACATACTCCCCTACAAAGTTCAACTCAGATACAAGACCGTGTTGATCCAGTTTACAACCTATCAgacacatcagggccattttcCTCAGAGTCACCCAGATTCTGTTGCCAAACCACTGCTGTGACACACAAACAATCTGAATACGTCTCATGGAGGTTTTCCTCCATGAACGAGGAGCTGGTGACCGCTATGTTGTtgtccctccctcactctgcACCAGTCCCGCCAAGCATCTCCGTAATCACTCAGGCCTTGAGTGTTCCAGCATTGGTCTTAAGAGCCTCCATCAGGTCAGCGGTGTCGTCGTTGGGGCCCAGTTGTAAAGGCGTCACAGGCACAGGCAGACTCGGCAGCGTGTGGCAAGTCACAGGACACTGCCCTTTGACCTCCCCACTCTTCTTTATGACTGGCTTGGGTGAAAATGATGGAACTTCAAGCTTCTCATCAGCTCCAGTTAATACACACGTTTCTTCTGGCTTCGTTCCAACTGGAGTACTTGGATCATCTCCCCAGCCCAGTTCTCCTTCAGCTGCCATCGCAG GTCCCTCAAATCTCCCTCCAAAAGTGTTGCAGTCTATCCCACCTCTGGTGGCCACAGTCGGCTTCCCTTTCCACTACACAATACCATCAAGGACCTTTGTGGACCCAGAGGATGGGACAGCAGAGTCTCTCGTCCTTGATCTGAGTTTCGTGGAAGGCCCTCCTGTGTATTTTGGGTCCTGGGTAGCCTTGGATGGACTTGCGCTGCATGGTGTCCCTCTGGAGGTTGACCTGAAGTTTGCCCCTCAGCAGCTACTGCTGGTTGCCCAGGACAGTGAGGGCCTGACTGCCTCACTTCCCCTTACCCTGGATCTTCGACGCAACCAAGCGGATCCCTGTCACAGCTTCAGCCTCACAGTTCGTAGGAGCCTTCACTCCTTCCTCCTCCAGCGCCACAGGGTAGAGCTCCTCCTGAGTAAACTGTTACACTTCTTCAATGACTCTGGAAGCCACCACCTGGCCGTGCTGTCCCTGGCACCAGGTTCCACGGTTGTGTCTTGGTACAACTTCACCTTATGCCAGGTGGCGGCTGATGGTGGCAAGGGACAGGGCCCTGGTGGACAGGTCGATGCCATGTGGGAGGAAATGAGTTCAGAGAACGGACAGATTAGCCCAGAGTTCAGCCAGGCAATGCTCCCAGAGTTCCCCATCAGCAGCGTAGGTGTGGTGAGATACAGACACGACTGTTTCCATGTTCTGACCACTATAGCACCTGTGGCTTCCACCAGCCTCTTCATCGATACCCGGAATCCCACCTCTGACTACACCATCCCAGCAATGGATACCACCACGGCATCAGGGCAACAGACAGACCGCTACCACTGGATGGCCAGGGTGGTGACAGCTCTGCTA AACCCGTGTGAAGGCAAGGACTCTCGCGATTTGGCCCTCAGAGGGGTCTGTCCCAGGTCACGCCATGGATCTGAGGGCTGTAAGACCAAGGATGCCCCCCCTGTTCCAACCAGAGGTTCCCCCTGTTTCCCCAAGGTTGTGGCTGAGCATCACACCAGCAAGTGGAGAGCATCTCACTCCAACATATCTCCAGGGTAG